In one Pseudomonadota bacterium genomic region, the following are encoded:
- the speA gene encoding biosynthetic arginine decarboxylase: MSWTIDDARDLYGISRWGLRYFDINSMGKVTASPLKECGASICILDVIDEALGQGLHFPLLIRFQDLLRNRVERINHAFENAISEHGYKSVYRGVYPIKVNQLREVVEEIVDAGKPFHYGLEVGSKPELFAALAFHQDPESLIICNGYKDHQYIRMALLGVKLGKRIILVVEKVDEVEKIINLSTEMKVEPIVGIRLRLAVAGQGKWEKSGGEDAKFGLSTGEILTASDSLKKAGMGHCLKLVHFHIGSQIPDIHAVKRAVREGAMFYAKLQQSGHDLEYIDVGGGLGVDYDGSRTTFHSSVNYSLNEYARDIVYNVMDICDAEKVAHPILISESGRAIVAHHSVLVIEIFSSIKKGSPELPVEKPTIDHKLVNDAWDIYKSISSGNLLEVYHDAQHLFQEIQTHFGLGLIDLPIKAEVEKLFWQISSEVLRRFQGEEYIPDEITELESRFSDQYLCNFSVFQSLLDHWGFGQLFPIMPLHRLDEKPLRKGKLADITCDSDGQISRFINLYEEGVDTLPLHNFTGEPYFLGIFLTGAYQDIMGDLHNLFGRVNEAHVFLDEDEDEGYYIEEIIAGTTMGKVLGLVQYSESDLTRRMKKQIDRAIKEDRLRPNEGMRLLNMYQKGLKGYTYLDLKKESE, from the coding sequence ATGAGCTGGACCATTGATGACGCCCGAGATCTTTATGGGATATCCAGATGGGGTTTACGATATTTCGATATTAACTCCATGGGAAAAGTGACCGCTTCTCCTTTGAAGGAATGTGGCGCAAGTATCTGCATACTTGATGTTATCGACGAAGCCCTTGGACAGGGACTTCATTTCCCGCTGTTGATCAGGTTTCAGGATTTATTGAGAAACAGGGTGGAAAGGATAAACCACGCCTTTGAAAATGCGATCAGCGAACACGGCTATAAGTCGGTTTATCGCGGTGTGTATCCGATAAAAGTTAATCAGCTCCGGGAGGTTGTAGAGGAAATAGTTGATGCGGGAAAACCGTTTCATTACGGGCTGGAAGTCGGTTCCAAACCGGAACTCTTTGCGGCGCTCGCCTTTCATCAGGATCCGGAAAGTTTGATTATCTGTAACGGTTATAAGGACCATCAATATATCCGCATGGCGCTTCTTGGCGTCAAGCTTGGAAAGCGCATCATTCTGGTTGTGGAAAAAGTCGATGAAGTTGAAAAAATCATCAATCTGTCTACTGAGATGAAAGTGGAACCCATAGTCGGAATCAGGTTGCGTCTTGCGGTGGCGGGGCAGGGGAAATGGGAAAAAAGCGGTGGCGAAGATGCGAAATTCGGCCTCAGTACCGGGGAGATTCTCACGGCTTCTGATTCTTTGAAAAAAGCCGGCATGGGGCATTGCCTCAAACTTGTCCATTTTCATATCGGCTCGCAGATACCGGATATTCATGCCGTGAAACGGGCGGTCAGAGAAGGGGCGATGTTTTATGCCAAGCTTCAACAAAGCGGCCATGATCTTGAGTATATTGATGTCGGCGGCGGCCTCGGCGTCGATTATGACGGCAGCAGAACGACATTCCATTCTTCGGTGAACTATTCATTAAACGAATATGCCAGGGATATTGTTTATAATGTCATGGATATCTGCGATGCGGAAAAGGTCGCGCATCCGATACTCATCAGTGAAAGCGGTCGGGCCATTGTGGCGCATCATTCGGTTCTGGTTATTGAAATATTCAGCAGCATCAAAAAAGGATCGCCGGAACTGCCTGTTGAAAAACCGACGATTGACCACAAACTGGTCAACGATGCATGGGACATCTACAAGAGTATCTCTTCAGGCAATCTTCTGGAGGTGTATCACGATGCCCAGCATCTTTTCCAGGAAATCCAGACGCATTTCGGCCTGGGACTCATTGATCTGCCGATCAAGGCCGAGGTGGAAAAACTTTTCTGGCAGATAAGCAGCGAGGTGCTTCGCAGATTTCAAGGAGAGGAATACATCCCCGACGAAATTACCGAACTTGAAAGCCGTTTCAGTGATCAGTATCTCTGTAATTTCAGTGTGTTTCAGTCCTTGCTGGACCATTGGGGATTCGGGCAATTGTTCCCGATAATGCCGCTTCACAGGCTTGACGAAAAACCGCTGCGAAAAGGCAAACTGGCGGATATTACCTGTGATTCCGATGGGCAGATCTCAAGATTCATCAATCTTTACGAAGAGGGTGTCGACACCCTGCCGCTGCATAATTTCACCGGCGAGCCTTATTTTCTCGGGATATTTCTCACCGGTGCCTACCAGGATATCATGGGTGATCTTCATAACCTTTTCGGCCGGGTCAATGAGGCGCATGTGTTTCTCGATGAGGATGAGGATGAAGGCTACTATATTGAAGAAATCATTGCAGGAACAACGATGGGTAAGGTTCTGGGGCTTGTACAGTATTCGGAAAGTGACCTTACCCGGCGCATGAAAAAACAGATTGACCGGGCGATCAAGGAAGACCGGCTGCGGCCAAACGAGGGCATGCGCCTCTTGAATATGTATCAGAAGGGTTTGAAAGGCTATACGTATCTTGATCTGAAAAAAGAAAGCGAGTAA
- a CDS encoding radical SAM protein: MEQNEHPDSPPTLVFANSKGQIQDFPDLYMAGRSGRFLSRPDLEDLIPLPEGSEFFVLPGRKPIGIDKHTGEATLFDANPDAPHEAIQAVAAFMAPAHTAFHSTAYEKNNPDVPPLPLFAYTAIGWHKGRFWVSAFRSDPDIRQEAEGFDYRKIRKKTNRKLNTYKNNRLVQHLGKCCLTYSCPAAKNFFLERFEAPLPTSPVCNANCIGCISLQPSECCPSTQDRITFVPTPGEIAELALSHISKVKKAVVSFGQGCEGEPLLQWKTIGRAISLIRKQTDAGTININSNSSLPEAVAHLIHCGLDSLRVSINSARKEMHQKYYRPSGFSFDDVRESIRVMKDNNKFVSLNYFILPGFTDDPDEFKALCDLLDNSSPDMIQLRNLNMDPDWYFEELDHFPSEPPLGMRVWLNEIRKRFPRLRLGYYNPPLR; the protein is encoded by the coding sequence ATGGAACAAAACGAACACCCCGATTCCCCTCCTACCCTGGTCTTTGCGAACAGTAAAGGTCAAATACAGGATTTCCCGGACCTATACATGGCAGGGAGAAGCGGTCGCTTTCTGTCCCGGCCGGACCTCGAAGACCTGATACCCCTGCCTGAGGGCAGCGAATTTTTTGTCCTTCCCGGGCGCAAACCCATAGGCATCGATAAACACACCGGCGAGGCAACGTTATTCGATGCAAACCCTGATGCCCCCCATGAAGCTATTCAGGCGGTGGCAGCATTCATGGCCCCTGCGCACACGGCGTTCCACTCCACAGCCTACGAGAAAAACAACCCGGATGTCCCGCCTCTGCCGCTTTTTGCCTATACCGCCATCGGCTGGCACAAGGGCCGGTTCTGGGTCAGCGCTTTCAGGAGTGACCCGGATATCCGCCAGGAAGCAGAAGGATTTGACTATCGGAAAATCCGCAAAAAAACCAACCGGAAGCTTAACACATATAAAAACAACCGCCTTGTCCAGCATCTGGGCAAATGCTGTCTGACATACAGTTGCCCGGCTGCAAAAAATTTCTTCCTGGAACGCTTTGAAGCGCCGCTGCCCACTTCCCCTGTATGCAACGCCAATTGCATCGGCTGCATTTCCCTGCAACCCTCGGAATGCTGCCCGTCAACTCAAGACCGAATAACCTTTGTGCCGACTCCCGGAGAAATAGCTGAACTTGCCCTGTCCCATATCAGCAAAGTCAAGAAAGCAGTGGTCAGTTTCGGACAGGGATGCGAAGGCGAACCGTTACTGCAATGGAAAACCATCGGCCGCGCGATATCGCTGATCCGCAAACAGACAGACGCCGGAACAATCAATATAAACAGCAATTCAAGTCTGCCGGAAGCCGTCGCGCATTTAATTCATTGTGGCCTTGACAGCTTACGGGTGAGTATAAACAGCGCCCGTAAGGAAATGCATCAGAAATATTACAGGCCCAGTGGATTCAGTTTCGATGATGTCAGAGAATCCATTCGAGTCATGAAGGACAACAATAAATTCGTTTCCCTCAATTATTTCATCCTGCCCGGATTTACCGATGATCCAGATGAATTCAAGGCCCTGTGCGATCTTCTCGACAACTCCTCCCCGGACATGATCCAGCTCAGAAACCTCAATATGGACCCGGATTGGTATTTTGAAGAGCTTGACCATTTCCCATCAGAGCCGCCCCTGGGAATGCGCGTCTGGCTTAATGAAATACGTAAAAGATTTCCACGGCTCAGACTCGGATATTACAACCCACCCCTTCGCTGA